Sequence from the Plectropomus leopardus isolate mb unplaced genomic scaffold, YSFRI_Pleo_2.0 unplaced_scaffold256, whole genome shotgun sequence genome:
gccaccctacggaggaagctcatttcggccgcttgtacccacGATCTCGTTCTTTCGGTCACTGACCAAAGCTCGTGACCGTAGGTGAGGGTAgaaacgaagatcgaccggtaaatcgagagctttgcctttcggctcagctccctcttcaccacgacagatcggtgcaaaGTCAGACTGTCgactgtcgatctcccgctccatccttccctcactcgtgaacaagaccccgaggtacttaaagtcctccacttggggcaggatttCGTCCCCGAGCCGaagggggcactccacccttttccgaACCATgacctcagatttggaggtgctgattctcatcgctgattcacactcggctgcgaaccgatccagtgagagctgaaggtcacggcttgatgaagccaacaggaccacatcatctgcaaagagcagcgACCCAATCCAAAaaacgtatttatttatttttagctctttttaggtgctgttctttttttgtgtgtgtccttatTCTCAAGTAATATTCTTGCAACTTCTTCACTGATCTTTTGCACATGTTTGGGCCATGACTTGTTGAGATGCTCATGCATTcccccttttgttttttagagaaGTCAAACCAGcttgttcatgtttcaaagaCTTAAGAGAAGCTGCGAACATGATCTCATCGTGTCTCTACGTACGGTGAGTCTTCCTTTGGAGTAACGGATGGCGAGGTATGTGTCGTGCTCTCTGTTCCTGATCTCGGCCGAGCAGCCTCCCAGCTCCGACGAGCGGCCGTCTTTGCCGTGGTCGTAGTTCACTGAGCCGTTGTTCACCATGGCTGAAATGTACGGGAAGGAACGCTGGCGACGGAAAGGAAACAATCAGCACGTGAAtcttaacaacaaaaacaggcatTTAAAACATGTTCTCAAATAAAGATGATGCACAAATGagcatataaaataaaatataagagtTTGAGAGTGTTTATATTTAAACACACAGGCTGCCTTCACACTGCAGTCGGCCAGATCCGAGGTTTTCGATGACGCACGAGATCACAATCTTTTCCTTCATGTTTCTGAGACTTTGGTCACAGTTTGTGTTCAAACTTAAGTTTAGTTTTGTCAGTATAAAGTCTGAATCTGGACACACTCTGTACCATTTGAACCAGTTTtagattaaatgtttattttcagctcCTTCTGTACGAGGTAATTTACTGCATTTCAAACGTAGTGCATCAGGATCGGACAGATTTGGGACACTTTCCACTGCGATGTGAATGTAGCAGATTTCACAAGACAAGTTCTGCTGAACTAAAACAACTTCCTTTAAGACATTTAACAGCCGTGCTTCTGCCACAGAGCGGCCATGCTCAATAGTTACTCTGTtatttctctgctttttctgctgtggagataaatatgtgaaaatatggcAAAATGACCAAGTGTTAACATGCTTAAAACGTTCAGACAACATGCCCATTCATAAAGTgagtttaaagaaagaaaaaacatcatgctgACGGGTAAAACCTGAGCCGCCACTCACATCGGTCGCATCATCGTTAGAGTAAGTATCTATAAACACGGCCAGCCCGTGGAAGAGAGCATTGTTGGAAAACACGGGCCCTGCGGAGAAACAAGCCGGTTATCGCCTTGagccgcgcacacacacacacacacacacacacacacttacatccATCCCATGGAGGTCATTGCGGAAGGTATCCACAAAAATAGCCAGGCCATGAAAGCGATCTTGGTTTCCAAACACGGGGCCTAGGATGGAGGCAGAGATGAGGCGACAAATGAGCTCACAGCTACAGACGCTGCTCTGAGGTCAGCGCTGAGACGGAGGACACAGACATCTGGACATGATGAGGACAGCTGGCTGATGGAGGGCGCGATGAGCAGTCAGCGACATCCACAGGCGAATTAATTAAGAATGATTGAGGCATCTGATGAtttaggggtgtaaatcactggtttcatcacaATACGATATTATACTGATTCTTTGGACAATGAGACGATATTTGCCGATGTCACTGCCGTGAAACAGCAGCTAATGTTtctgttagcagttagcagagTGAGATACCCGGCAGGGACATGACGTCTCAGCTTTTGTTtgcactgatgatttattccaaAGTAAACGgcgtcctcctcctcgtctctctcGTCTGCTCGTCTCCATCTGCCTTGCGCTGTGTGACGGTGACAccgaatttcaaaataaaggcacagAGGATACTCATTGATGTTTACGCTTTGCATCCATGATAAGCGATCATTGCTCATTTGATCAAAATATTGATCCAGTTCAGTGGATCATTACACCCCTGCTGCGATTTGCACATAATTAgcagcttctttttctttattttccagtTAAAAAAGGGAATTCTAATCAGTAAAAAAGGTGATAAATCACAACTGATTACAATTAATGTTCTAAAAATACTCAGCAtatcattaaacattttaaattgtaaaaaatattgtattggGACATAAGTATGGTGATAATATAGTATCGTGGGGCCTCAATTTGGGGGCGACAGATTActggcctggctgattatcggggtgatatttggtattttgcagattatctgtatcagcgttttattttaatg
This genomic interval carries:
- the LOC121966701 gene encoding vesicular integral-membrane protein VIP36-like, yielding MHVQFKVHGSGKKNLHGDGIAVWYTKDRLHPGPVFGNQDRFHGLAIFVDTFRNDLHGMDRSFPYISAMVNNGSVNYDHGKDGRSSELGGCSAEIRNREHDTYLAIRYSKGRLT